In Oryza sativa Japonica Group chromosome 3, ASM3414082v1, one DNA window encodes the following:
- the LOC4333296 gene encoding potassium transporter 27 encodes MGDDVLGRGSRRDQEIVLVDIVDDDDHDDVPAVRRQDSLYVDATRAGGANHRGGQEESWARTLKLAFQCVGILYGDIGTSPLFVYSSTFKDGVRHPDDLLGALSLIIYSFALFTIVKYVFIALRANDDGDGGTFALYTLISRHAKVSLIPNQQAEDELISKYNTGKPQATLRRARWMKELLETNRAVKIWLFLLTILATAMVISDAVLTPAISVLSAVGGLKEKAPNLTTDEIVWITVATLVVLFAIQRFGTDKIGYLFAPIILLWLLLIGCVGIYNTIKFDTGVLRAFNLKYIIDYFRRNKKDGWISLSGILLCFTGTEALFSDLGYFSIRSIQLSFSFGLVPSVLLAYIGQAAYLREHPEHIANTFYRSTPNVMFWPTFILAVAASIIGSQAMISCAFATISHLQTLNCFPRVKILHTSRQYSGQLYIPEVNFLLCVGACLVTIGFKTTVIIGEAHAICVVFVMIITTLLLTIVMLLVWKVSIWYVALFFIVFMSSESIYLSAVLYQFVHGEYVPVAMSVFLMIVMTVWHYVHVKRYEFELEHTVPRDKVKELLERRDIQRVPGVGLFYTDLVQGIPPVFPHLIEKIPSIHSVLIFVSIKHLPIPSVDRSERFIFRHVDKEEYKVFQCVARYGYRDPMEEAKDFVDALTENLQYYIRDVNFYTTGGDQHIFRSTSYASSIAESFASYEKHSGHAVYAEEMLTPAESFSEHTKQLSGRSKHFKQFQVENMNMQKMEKVQQEQQAILREMENGVVYILGESDIVASPHSSLLNKIIVNYIYSFLRKNCRNGEKMLSIPRSQVLKVGIAYEI; translated from the exons ATGGGTGACGATGTGCTGGGCAGAGGGAGCCGACGAGATCAGGAGATCGTCCTCGTCGACATCGTCGACGATGACGATCACGACGACGtgccggcggtgcggcggcaggACTCCCTGTACGTCGACGCGACGAGAGCCGGCGGAGCAAACCACCGTGGAGGCCAG GAGGAGAGCTGGGCGAGGACGTTGAAGCTAGCGTTCCAGTGCGTGGGAATACTGTACGGGGACATCGGGACATCGCCGCTGTTCGTGTACTCGAGCACGTTCAAGGACGGCGTCCGCCACCCGGATGACCTGCTCGGCGCCCTCTCCCTCATCATCTACAGCTTCGCCCTCTTCACCATCGTCAAGTACGTCTTCATCGCCCTCCGCgccaacgacgacggcgacg GTGGAACGTTTGCACTGTACACGCTGATTTCTCGGCATGCGAAGGTGAGCTTGATCCCGAACCAGCAGGCGGAAGACGAGCTCATTTCCAAGTACAACACCGGGAAGCCGCAGGCAACGCTGAGGAGAGCTCGGTGGATGAAGGAGCTTCTCGAGACCAACAGAGCCGTCAAGATTTGGCTCTTCCTTCTCACCATCCTAGCCACCGCCATGGTCATCAGCGATGCCGTCCTTACACCGGCCATTTCAG TTCTGTCTGCGGTTGGTGGGCTGAAAGAGAAAGCACCGAACCTGACAACAG ATGAAATCGTGTGGATCACAGTGGCGACTTTGGTAGTCCTGTTTGCAATCCAACGGTTCGGCACAGATAAAATTGGCTACCTGTTTGCGCCGATCATACTCCTGTGGTTGCTCCTCATTGGGTGTGTTGGGATCTACAACACCATTAAGTTTGACACCGGCGTGTTGAGGGCGTTCAACCTGAAATACATTATCGACTACTTCCGAAGGAACAAGAAGGATGGATGGATCTCTCTTAGTGGCATACTCCTCTGCTTCACAG GTACAGAAGCTCTGTTTTCAGATCTAGGATATTTCAGCATTAGATCAATACAG CTAAGCTTCAGCTTTGGTCTAGTCCCTTCAGTGTTGCTTGCTTACATTGGGCAAGCAGCATACTTGAGAGAACATCCAGAGCATATAGCCAACACTTTCTACAGATCAACTCCAA ACGTGATGTTCTGGCCCACGTTCATCCTGGCAGTTGCTGCATCCATTATTGGAAGCCAAGCCATGATATCCTGCGCATTTGCAACCATTTCGCATTTGCAGACACTCAACTGCTTCCCCAGAGTTAAGATACTCCACACATCAAGGCAATATTCAGGACAACTGTACATTCCAGAAGTGAACTTCTTGCTTTGTGTGGGTGCTTGCCTTGTAACAATTGGTTTCAAGACAACCGTGATTATTGGAGAAGCTCACG CAATATGTGTGGTCTTTGTGATGATCATCACAACCCTCCTATTGACAATAGTGATGCTCCTAGTATGGAAGGTCAGCATCTGGTACGTTGCACTATTCTTCATCGTCTTCATGTCATCGGAGTCGATCTACTTATCGGCGGTCCTATACCAATTTGTGCATGGCGAGTATGTACCTGTGGCCATGTCAGTTTTCCTGATGATTGTGATGACTGTCTGGCACTATGTTCATGTCAAGAGATATGAATTTGAGCTTGAGCACACTGTGCCCCGTGACAAGGTGAAGGAGCTCTTGGAGCGCCGTGACATACAGAGGGTTCCCGGGGTAGGGCTCTTCTACACCGATCTTGTGCAAGGCATACCCCCGGTGTTCCCTCACCTCATTGAGAAGATCCCTTCCATCCACTCTGTGCTCATCTTTGTCTCTATCAAGCACTTGCCGATTCCGTCGGTCGATAGGTCCGAGCGATTCATCTTTCGACATGTCGACAAAGAAGAGTACAAGGTGTTCCAATGCGTGGCGCGGTACGGTTATCGAGACCCCATGGAGGAGGCCAAGGACTTTGTTGATGCACTTACTGAGAACCTCCAGTACTACATAAGGGATGTTAACTTCTACACTACAGGCGGTGATCAACATATATTCAGGAGTACCAGCTATGCCAGTTCCATTGCTGAAAGTTTTGCCAGCTATGAGAAACACTCTGGGCATGCAGTCTATGCAGAGGAGATGCTTACACCAGCCGAATCCTTCTCTGAGCATACAAAGCAACTTAGTGGCAGAAGCAAGCATTTTAAACAATTTCAG GTAGAGAATATGAACATGCAAAAGATGGAGAAGGTACAACAGGAGCAGCAGGCTATCCTCAGAGAGATGGAGAATGGTGTTGTGTACATACTTGGAGAGAGTGACATAGTGGCAAGCCCTCACTCCTCGCTTCTTAACAAGATCATTGTCAattacatctattctttccttaGAAAAAACTGTAGAAATGGCGAGAAGATGTTGTCTATTCCTCGCAGCCAAGTACTAAAGGTTGGAATCGCATATGAGATATAA